GGGCATGCAGGAGATGCTGTACCCGACGTCCTATCTGAAGTCCAAGGGCCTGGGCAAGGCCTGCGCGCTGCTGACCGACGGCCGCTTCTCCGGCGGCACCTCCGGACTCTCCATCGGCCACGCGTCGCCGGAAGCGGCCGAAGGCGGCGCGATCGGCCTGGCGCAAGAGGGCGACACGGTGGAGATCGACATCCCCAAGCGCCGAATCCACTTGGCGGTGTCAGACGAGGAGCTGGCCAAGCGCCGTACCGCGATGGACGCCAGGGGCCGCGACGCCTGGATGCCGGTCGGCCGAGAACGCGCGGTCAGCCCGGCCTTGCGCGCCTACGCGGCGATGACCACCAGCGCCGACACCGGCGCGGTGCGCGATGTGTCTCAAGTCGAACGCAAATAAAAAAGTAGGGTGCGTCACCCCGCCAGGGGCGACGCACCTAAGGCGACGCACCTAATAGCAAGGGGAGGCCGAGCGCCTCCCCTTTTTTTGTTCCAGGCGGGCCTGAAAATTTCGCCGCTGTCCCGTTCGGGACGGTGGAATTTTCGGGCCTGGCTGTGTTAGACGGTGGACAAGGTCACCACCGCCGCCGCGACGATGCCGATGCCGGCCCAGCCTATCGGCTTCAGCTTTTGCTTGTACAGCAGGCGGCCGCCGATGGCGGTGCCGAGAATGCCGATGGAGCCCCACAAGGCGTAGGCGATGGCCAGATCCATGCCTTTCACCGCTTGGCCCAGCAGCGCGAAGGCCAGCCACACCAGCAGAATGGCGCCTATGCCCCAGGCGCGGCGGCGGAAGCCATCGGATTTTTCCAGCATCAGGTTGGCGCCCACTTCTATCAGGGCGGAAGCCAGCACGAATAACAGGTAAACGGTTTTCATGCCGCGGCCTCCTCTTCATGGGTTTCGCCCATCGTCACGCAGACCAGGCCCAGCAGCGCGAGGCCCAGGCCAAGCACTTCCTGCGGCACCAGCTTTTCGCCGAACAGCCAGACGCTGACCGCTGTCAGGCCGACCAGGCCCAAACCTTCCCATACCGCGTAGGCGACGCCGACCGAGATCGCGCGCAGCGCGAGGGACAGCAGGTAGTAGGACAGCGCCAGCGCCAGCGACATCCAGACATAGCCCAGATAGCCGCCGCTGCGGGCGGCGACCGCCATGAACGAGGTGCCGACGATTTCACAGACGATGGCCGCCATCAGGATCAGCCAGGCAACGAGCAAAGGAGAGAAGAATTTTTTACACATAGTGTTGAATAAAATAAACAAGACAGGGGTAGGACCTTGACCATATGGCGGGAGTTCCCCGCATATCGCGTTACTGGATTGGCATATGGGTGAAAATCGGCGAATTTTCTTAAAAATGGGATGCAAAAAAGCCGCCTGGAGGCGGCTTGGCCGATGCGAGGGGCGTCAGTCGTCCCGCAGCAGGGTTTCGCCGTCCTGCTGTGTGAGCTGAAAGGTTTTCAGCGGCCGGTGGCGGCGGATTCGCTCGGCCAGTTCCGGCGAGTGGCTGGTCACCCACAGCTGGCTGTGACGGCTAGCCTCGGCGATCAGCC
This genomic window from Chromobacterium phragmitis contains:
- a CDS encoding SMR family transporter → MKTVYLLFVLASALIEVGANLMLEKSDGFRRRAWGIGAILLVWLAFALLGQAVKGMDLAIAYALWGSIGILGTAIGGRLLYKQKLKPIGWAGIGIVAAAVVTLSTV
- a CDS encoding DMT family transporter, with the protein product MCKKFFSPLLVAWLILMAAIVCEIVGTSFMAVAARSGGYLGYVWMSLALALSYYLLSLALRAISVGVAYAVWEGLGLVGLTAVSVWLFGEKLVPQEVLGLGLALLGLVCVTMGETHEEEAAA